A stretch of DNA from Candidatus Poribacteria bacterium:
TCTTTACAGCAGATTCCCGCTCATCCCCGAGAGGATTTCCCAGATGATGTATATCTCATCTATCCTCTTGCTTGTAGGATATGTTCTTATGGTTTCCCCTCGAAAGCCCACAGGTGGGAGGATCATCCCTCTTCTGTTTCCTCTCTGCTGGTTTTCCGTCATGCTCATGGTGGCAAGGGGGGCTCAGAGGTATCATTTCTTCCTCGCACCGCCCACTCTGATCCTCACAGGACTTGCTTTCCAAGAGGGGTTCAGAGCAGCTTTGAGGCTTCGCCTCCTTCCACTTAAGGCATCCTCCCTGACCTTGCTTACGCTGATTTTAGGGCATTTCGTCCTATCCTATTGCAGAGCTGATTTCAGGGTGATCCGTTCATCCCGTCCTATGCTTTCCCGCCCCTGGAGGGAGGCGATGGAATGGATGAGGGATAACCTCCCAAATGATGCCGTCGTGGCTGCCTGGTGGCATTACGGAAGCATGATAAACGTCCTTGCCCACAAAGGGACTGTTGTCGATGAGGATCATTTCATCCCATACCGGATACATCTGATGTCGAGACATCTCTTCTGTGCCCAAAGCGAGAGGGAGGCTCTTGAGTTTCTCAAAGCCCACCGAGCTACTCATATAGCGATAAGCCTTTCCGATCTGCTCTCCCTTCCGATGATATCCTGGCTGGCCTCGGACGAGAGAGGAGACAAGCGGGTGATGGTCGTTCCTCTCATCTCGCCGGATGGGATGATCCCCATTGGGAAAGGGAAATGGATTGTCAACATGAGGCCGCCGGGCGGAATTCCTGGGGATAGCCCTTTGACGTTGAAGGACGAGACGATACCGAAGGGCAAATGGGGCCTGAGCGGCTTTTATCTTCTTGAAGAGGGCGATGAGGTGGTGAGGGGAATAGGAGTTGTGGAGACAGAGCATAAGATGTATAAGCTTCCCATCAAGGTGATCTACCTCTCAGGAAGTTCGGTGGAGGGGAAAGAGAGAGGGGAAATCCCAGGATATTTAGCCATTCTATCTAAGGGGAACATATGGCGAGGGGTGTATCTTTCGGAGAAGGCTGGGGATTATCTGGTGGCGAAGCTGCTGCTTCGGGGGAAGCTTCACCATTTCCGTCGGGTTTATCCCCGTGATAACACGGCCGGTTCCGTGCCAGAGGTTCAGGTATGGGAGATATCGTATCCTGAGGGGCTTTCATATCCGGAGGCTTATCTTGAGAGAGAGTTTCCCGATGCCAAGCTCTACAGGGCATGGGTCAGAGGAAGATGAGATGGAGTTGAGGTATCCTCTGGTCCCTCTGATAAACAGCCTCATACCCGGCACAGTAGGGATCGCTATTTTGGGAAGATGGGAATCAAGTTGACTCAGAACAAACCCTTCGGTATAATCAAGTTATAGCCTGAGTTGGCAAAATCAGAGGTGAAGAGGGGATGCGATTCATTCTGACAGAGTATGTGGATAACGCCATGGCGATGGCAGTATATGACAAGCTGGAGGATGGATCGTTCGTGGGTCGAATTCCTCCCTGTAAAGGAGTGATCGCATTTGGAGCCACCCTGAGGGGATGTGAGGAGGAATTGCGTTCCACCTTAGAGGACTGGATTCTGGTTGGGCTCAAGCTGGGCCATCCCTTGCCTGTCATAGCCGGATTGGATTTGAATGCGGCGGGATTTCATAAGGAGGCTGAGGAAGCTCGGCTTTGAGGGGCCTTATTCTGGGGCACGCCACCAGTTCATGCTCTGGAGGCAGCACAGAATGGCAATTCCCCCCAATGTTGAGTATTCCGTTCCACAGCTTTAGGATGTTGATAAGGGAGGTAGAGAGGATAATAGGGATCACAGTTGAAGAATGGGAGGGATTACAGAGCTGAGGAAAGGGTATGAGATCAATCCTTCTCTCCCTGTGATCTAGGAGGGGCTCAAACTCGCCTCCCTGCCCTCTCAGTTCAACCTCAAGGAGGAGATTGAGAGGCTCAAAAGGGGATTGATCATGATGGCGTTGAGGGAGACGAATGGGAACATAAGCAAGGCAGCCGATATGCTTGGGATAAGCCGTGTGGGTTTGAAGAAGATGATGGAAAGGCTCAAGATAAGGCATACACCAAGTGATGAGCGGTGATAACGGAGTTATCAGTAGTGATAACAGAGTTATCAGCGCATTATCGCTTATAAGATAAGCGATTCTTCCTTTTGAGCCTATCTTGGTGATAACGATGTTATCATCTGAAAGGTATGCGGTAGATCGGGAGATGAGGAATTATGGGGGCTCACGATCTGGCATGAAAGTTGCCTATATCATGGTGAAGTATCCTTCAGGACTTCGGACATGCTGGGAGTTGATGGTGATGCTGCTATCGGTCGTCATGCCGTGCCTCAATG
This window harbors:
- a CDS encoding type II toxin-antitoxin system HicB family antitoxin, encoding MRFILTEYVDNAMAMAVYDKLEDGSFVGRIPPCKGVIAFGATLRGCEEELRSTLEDWILVGLKLGHPLPVIAGLDLNAAGFHKEAEEARL